One genomic region from Pseudomonas sp. R5-89-07 encodes:
- a CDS encoding GMC family oxidoreductase — translation MPVPDLFRDGLARGWKTHNGAALDNDLTLEADVAIIGSGAGGGTTAEILSAAGYKVLLIEEGPLKTSSDFKLLEDEAYASLYQEGIGRMSKDGAITILQGRAVGGTTLINWTSSFRTPDATLAHWASEYAVKGHSSAEMAPWFESMEQRLGIAPWALPPNANNDVIRKGCEKLGYSWHVIPRNVRGCFNLGYCGMGCPVNAKQSMLVTTIPSTLEKGGELLYLARAERLNYSGDTISSLECVAMDERCVAPTGRKITVKARHYVLAGGGINSPALLMRSDAPDPHSRLGKRTFLHLVNFSAGLFDEVINPFYGAPQSIYSDHFQWQDGTTGKMSYKLEAPPLHPGLASTLFGGYGAQNALDMSRLPHTHAMLALLRDGFHPDSPGGAVELRGDGTPVLDYQVSPYAWDGLRRAFHSMAEIQFAAGAKSVKPLHHDARYVTSLAEARSVIDGLNLELHRTTLGSAHVMGGCAMGEDPKNAVTDSLGRHHQLHNLSIHDGSLFPTSIGANPQLSVYGLTAQLASALSERLKTA, via the coding sequence ATGCCCGTACCCGATCTGTTCCGCGATGGCCTGGCCCGTGGCTGGAAAACCCACAACGGTGCCGCCCTCGACAACGACCTGACCCTGGAAGCCGACGTGGCCATCATCGGCAGCGGCGCCGGTGGCGGCACCACGGCAGAAATCCTCAGCGCCGCGGGCTACAAGGTGCTGCTGATCGAAGAGGGCCCACTCAAGACCAGCAGCGACTTCAAGCTGCTGGAAGACGAAGCCTATGCCAGCCTGTACCAGGAAGGGATCGGGCGCATGAGCAAGGACGGTGCGATTACTATCCTGCAGGGCCGTGCGGTGGGCGGCACCACGCTGATCAACTGGACCTCCAGCTTCCGCACGCCGGACGCCACCCTCGCCCACTGGGCCAGTGAATACGCGGTGAAGGGCCATAGCAGCGCCGAGATGGCGCCGTGGTTCGAGAGCATGGAACAACGCCTGGGCATCGCACCATGGGCCCTGCCACCGAATGCCAATAACGACGTGATCCGCAAAGGCTGCGAAAAGCTCGGCTACAGCTGGCACGTGATCCCGCGCAATGTGCGCGGTTGCTTCAACCTGGGCTATTGCGGCATGGGCTGCCCGGTCAACGCCAAGCAATCGATGCTGGTAACCACCATCCCCTCCACCCTGGAGAAAGGCGGCGAGTTGCTCTACCTGGCCCGTGCCGAGCGCCTCAACTACAGTGGCGATACGATCAGCAGCCTGGAATGCGTGGCCATGGACGAGCGCTGCGTGGCGCCTACCGGGCGCAAGATCACCGTGAAGGCCAGGCATTACGTACTCGCGGGCGGCGGCATCAACAGCCCGGCACTGCTGATGCGCTCGGACGCGCCCGACCCGCACTCACGCCTGGGCAAGCGCACCTTCCTGCACCTGGTGAATTTCTCCGCGGGGTTGTTCGACGAGGTCATCAACCCGTTCTACGGGGCGCCGCAGTCGATCTATTCCGACCATTTCCAGTGGCAGGACGGCACCACCGGCAAAATGTCCTATAAGCTCGAAGCGCCGCCCTTGCATCCTGGGCTGGCAAGCACCCTGTTTGGCGGCTACGGCGCGCAGAACGCGCTGGACATGAGCCGATTGCCTCATACCCACGCCATGCTCGCGCTGTTGCGCGACGGCTTTCACCCCGACAGCCCTGGTGGCGCCGTGGAATTGCGCGGTGACGGTACGCCAGTGCTCGACTACCAGGTTTCGCCCTACGCCTGGGACGGCCTGCGCCGGGCCTTTCACAGCATGGCCGAGATCCAGTTCGCGGCGGGCGCCAAATCGGTCAAGCCGCTGCATCACGACGCTCGGTACGTGACTAGCCTGGCGGAGGCACGCAGTGTGATTGACGGTTTGAACCTCGAATTGCATCGAACCACCCTGGGCAGCGCCCACGTGATGGGCGGTTGCGCCATGGGTGAAGACCCGAAAAACGCCGTGACCGATAGCCTCGGCCGCCACCACCAACTGCACAATCTGTCGATACACGATGGCTCTTTGTTTCCCACCAGCATTGGGGCAAACCCCCAGTTGTCGGTGTATGGATTGACCGCGCAACTGGCGTCAGCTTTGTCCGAACGTCTGAAAACAGCGTGA
- the coaD gene encoding pantetheine-phosphate adenylyltransferase, whose translation MNRVLYPGTFDPITKGHGDLVERASRLFDHVIIAVAASPKKNPLFPLEQRVELAREVTKHLPNVEVVGFSTLLAHFAKEQNANVFLRGLRAVSDFEYEFQLANMNRQLAPDVESLFLTPSERYSFISSTLVREIAALGGDITKFVHPAVADALTLRFKK comes from the coding sequence ATGAACCGAGTGTTGTACCCAGGTACCTTCGACCCGATTACCAAAGGCCATGGCGATCTGGTCGAACGCGCCTCTCGCCTGTTCGACCACGTGATCATCGCGGTTGCCGCCAGCCCCAAGAAAAACCCGCTGTTCCCGCTGGAACAACGCGTGGAGCTGGCGCGTGAGGTCACCAAGCACCTGCCTAACGTGGAAGTGGTGGGCTTTTCAACACTGCTGGCGCATTTTGCCAAGGAGCAGAACGCCAATGTGTTCCTGCGCGGCCTGCGCGCGGTGTCGGATTTCGAATACGAATTCCAGCTGGCCAACATGAACCGCCAACTGGCGCCGGACGTGGAAAGCCTGTTCCTCACGCCGTCGGAACGTTATTCGTTCATTTCTTCGACGTTGGTCCGTGAAATCGCGGCTTTAGGCGGAGATATCACCAAGTTCGTGCATCCGGCCGTTGCCGACGCGCTGACGCTGCGCTTCAAGAAGTAA
- a CDS encoding YfhL family 4Fe-4S dicluster ferredoxin, with amino-acid sequence MSLIITDDCINCDVCEPECPNAAISQGEEIYVIDPNLCTQCVGHYDEPQCQQVCPVDCIPLDEAHPETQAQLMEKYRKITGKA; translated from the coding sequence ATGTCCCTGATCATCACCGACGATTGCATCAATTGCGACGTCTGCGAACCCGAGTGCCCGAACGCTGCGATTTCCCAGGGTGAAGAGATCTACGTGATCGACCCCAACCTGTGCACCCAGTGTGTCGGCCACTATGACGAACCCCAGTGCCAGCAGGTGTGCCCGGTGGATTGCATTCCGCTGGATGAAGCCCATCCTGAGACGCAAGCGCAGTTGATGGAGAAGTACCGGAAGATTACCGGGAAGGCTTGA
- the mutM gene encoding bifunctional DNA-formamidopyrimidine glycosylase/DNA-(apurinic or apyrimidinic site) lyase — MPELPEVETTRRGIAPHLEGQRVSRVVVRERRLRWPIPEDLDVRLSGQRIVLVERRAKYLLINAEVGTLISHLGMSGNLRLVEVGMPAAKHEHVDIELESGLALRYTDPRRFGAMLWSQDPHNHELLIRLGPEPLTELFDGERLFQLSRGRSMAVKPFIMDNAVVVGVGNIYATEALFAAGIDPRRAAGGISRARYLKLSVEIKRVLAAAIERGGTTLRDFIGGDGQPGYFQQELFVYGRGGQACKVCGTELRNVVLGQRASVFCPRCQS, encoded by the coding sequence ATGCCTGAGTTACCAGAAGTCGAAACCACCCGGCGCGGGATTGCCCCGCACCTGGAGGGCCAGCGCGTCAGCCGTGTGGTGGTGCGTGAGCGCCGCCTGCGCTGGCCGATCCCGGAAGACCTCGATGTGCGCCTGTCCGGGCAGCGCATCGTGCTGGTGGAGCGGCGCGCCAAGTACCTGCTGATCAACGCCGAAGTGGGCACCTTGATCAGCCACCTGGGCATGTCGGGCAACCTGCGCCTGGTGGAAGTCGGCATGCCCGCGGCCAAGCATGAGCATGTGGATATCGAGCTCGAGTCCGGCCTTGCCCTGCGCTACACCGACCCTCGGCGTTTTGGTGCGATGCTCTGGAGCCAGGACCCGCACAACCACGAGCTGCTGATTCGCCTGGGGCCGGAGCCGTTGACCGAGCTGTTCGATGGCGAGCGGCTGTTTCAGCTGTCGCGGGGCCGGTCGATGGCGGTCAAGCCGTTCATCATGGACAACGCGGTGGTGGTGGGCGTGGGCAATATCTATGCGACGGAAGCGCTGTTTGCGGCGGGGATCGATCCGCGTCGTGCGGCGGGCGGCATTTCCCGTGCGCGCTATTTGAAGCTTTCGGTCGAGATCAAGCGCGTGCTGGCGGCTGCCATCGAGCGCGGCGGTACTACGTTGCGCGACTTTATTGGTGGCGATGGGCAGCCAGGGTATTTCCAGCAGGAACTGTTCGTCTACGGCCGCGGGGGCCAGGCGTGCAAGGTGTGCGGGACCGAGTTGCGCAATGTGGTGCTGGGGCAGCGGGCGAGTGTGTTTTGCCCCAGGTGCCAGAGCTGA
- a CDS encoding HDOD domain-containing protein, protein MPPQPQIMVDLQMEQYMPDPDLEVIARLIAQDPGLSGALLKIVNSPYYGLSNKVASIQRAVNLLGSRSVINLINALSIKGEMSDDTIVTLNRFWDTAQDVAMTCLTLAKRTGSQAVDEAYALGLFHDCGVPLMLKRFPNYMTVLEQAYANAGADCRVVDTENNAFNTNHAVVGYYTAKSWRLPEHVTDAIANHHNALAIFSDETSRNPVLKNLLAILKMAEHICSSYRVLGNQSVDREWDAIGHLVLDYVGLSDYDFESMKLSIRELGAH, encoded by the coding sequence GTGCCGCCCCAGCCGCAAATCATGGTGGATTTGCAGATGGAGCAGTACATGCCCGACCCGGACCTGGAAGTGATCGCCCGGCTGATCGCCCAGGACCCGGGCCTGTCCGGTGCGTTGCTGAAAATCGTCAACTCGCCGTATTACGGCCTGAGCAACAAGGTCGCCTCGATCCAGCGCGCGGTGAACCTGCTGGGCAGCCGCTCGGTGATCAACCTGATCAATGCCTTGTCGATCAAGGGCGAGATGAGCGACGACACCATCGTTACGCTCAACCGCTTCTGGGATACCGCCCAGGATGTGGCCATGACCTGCCTGACCCTGGCCAAGCGCACCGGCTCCCAGGCGGTTGACGAAGCCTATGCCTTGGGCCTGTTCCACGATTGTGGCGTGCCGCTGATGCTCAAGCGGTTCCCGAACTACATGACGGTCCTGGAGCAGGCCTACGCCAATGCCGGCGCGGATTGCCGGGTGGTCGACACCGAGAACAACGCGTTCAACACCAACCATGCGGTGGTGGGCTACTACACCGCCAAGTCCTGGCGCCTGCCGGAGCATGTGACCGACGCCATAGCCAACCACCACAATGCCCTGGCGATTTTCAGCGATGAGACGTCGCGTAACCCGGTGCTTAAAAACCTGCTGGCGATCCTGAAAATGGCCGAGCACATCTGTTCGTCCTATCGGGTGCTGGGCAACCAGAGCGTCGACCGTGAATGGGATGCGATCGGCCACCTGGTGCTGGATTACGTGGGCCTGTCGGACTACGACTTCGAAAGCATGAAGTTGTCGATCCGTGAACTGGGCGCGCACTGA
- a CDS encoding class I SAM-dependent rRNA methyltransferase, with protein MSLPSLRLKANADRRLRNGHLWVYSNEIDVAATPLHGFQAGDQAILEAAGGKTLGIVAMSPNNLICARLLSRDIKLPLDKSLLVHRINVALSLRDRLFDKPFYRLVYGDSDLLPGLVVDRFGDILVVQIASATMEAHKEDVIAALTQVLKPSGILFKNDSAARDAEGLNRYVETVFGLVPEWVALEENGVKFEAPVIQGQKTGWFYDHRMNRARLAPYAKGKRVLDLYSYIGGWGVQAAAFGASEVFCVDASAFALDGVERNAALNGVAEKMTCIEGDVFEALKELKASEERFDVIVADPPAFIKRKKDMKNGEGAYRRLNEQAMRLLSKDGILVSASCSMHLPEDDLQNILLTSARHLDRNIQMLERGGQGPDHPVHPAIAETRYIKSITCRLLPNS; from the coding sequence ATGTCCCTGCCAAGCCTGCGTCTCAAAGCCAACGCCGATCGTCGTTTGCGCAACGGCCACCTGTGGGTCTACAGCAACGAAATCGACGTGGCCGCCACCCCACTCCACGGCTTCCAGGCAGGTGACCAGGCTATCCTGGAAGCGGCCGGCGGCAAGACCCTGGGCATCGTGGCCATGAGCCCGAACAACCTGATCTGCGCCCGCCTGCTGTCGCGCGACATCAAGTTGCCGCTGGACAAGTCGCTGCTGGTGCACCGCATCAACGTGGCCCTGTCCCTGCGTGATCGCCTGTTCGACAAGCCGTTCTACCGCCTGGTCTACGGCGATTCCGACCTGCTGCCGGGCCTGGTGGTCGACCGTTTCGGCGACATCCTCGTCGTGCAGATCGCCTCGGCCACCATGGAAGCCCATAAGGAAGACGTGATCGCCGCGCTGACCCAAGTGCTCAAGCCGAGCGGCATCCTGTTCAAGAACGACTCCGCCGCGCGCGACGCCGAAGGCCTCAACCGCTACGTCGAAACCGTGTTCGGCCTGGTGCCGGAGTGGGTAGCGCTGGAAGAAAACGGCGTGAAATTCGAAGCCCCGGTGATCCAGGGCCAGAAAACCGGCTGGTTCTACGACCACCGCATGAACCGCGCCCGCCTGGCGCCGTATGCCAAGGGCAAGCGCGTCCTCGACCTGTACAGCTACATCGGCGGCTGGGGCGTGCAAGCCGCCGCATTCGGCGCCAGTGAAGTGTTCTGCGTCGACGCCTCCGCCTTCGCCCTCGATGGCGTCGAGCGCAACGCCGCGCTGAACGGCGTCGCCGAGAAAATGACCTGCATCGAAGGCGACGTGTTCGAAGCGCTCAAGGAACTCAAAGCCAGCGAAGAACGCTTCGACGTGATCGTCGCCGACCCACCGGCCTTCATCAAACGCAAGAAAGACATGAAGAACGGCGAAGGCGCCTACCGCCGCCTGAACGAGCAAGCCATGCGCCTGCTCAGCAAGGACGGCATCCTGGTCAGCGCCTCGTGCTCCATGCACCTGCCGGAAGACGACCTGCAAAACATCCTCCTGACCAGCGCCCGCCACCTGGACCGCAATATCCAGATGCTCGAACGCGGCGGCCAGGGCCCGGACCACCCGGTGCACCCGGCGATTGCCGAGACGCGGTATATCAAGAGCATTACGTGCCGGTTGTTGCCGAACAGCTAA
- a CDS encoding transposase, producing the protein MSTQQNAHRLRTGRYSESGRIYLITAVTHQRQSIFQDWRIGRLLVSEFRKAQEEGEATSLAWVVMPDHFHWLVELHNGDLPRLMRITKSRSARAINSARCSYGTLWQKGYFDRALRREEDLKAMARYIVANPLRAGLVEHIGQYPLWDAIWL; encoded by the coding sequence ATGTCCACCCAGCAAAATGCTCATCGGCTGCGCACTGGGCGCTATTCAGAATCGGGTCGTATTTACCTGATTACCGCGGTTACCCACCAACGGCAGTCAATTTTTCAGGACTGGCGCATAGGACGTCTGCTCGTCAGCGAATTCAGGAAAGCTCAGGAAGAGGGTGAGGCGACTTCGCTGGCTTGGGTGGTCATGCCTGACCACTTCCACTGGCTGGTGGAGTTGCACAATGGCGACTTGCCCAGACTGATGCGAATCACCAAGTCGCGAAGTGCCCGCGCGATCAACAGTGCAAGATGCTCTTACGGGACGCTTTGGCAGAAAGGCTATTTCGACCGGGCACTACGTCGGGAAGAGGACTTGAAGGCAATGGCCCGCTATATCGTGGCCAACCCCTTGCGTGCAGGTTTGGTCGAACATATCGGCCAGTACCCGCTATGGGACGCCATTTGGTTGTGA
- the ilvD gene encoding dihydroxy-acid dehydratase, giving the protein MPDYRSKTSTHGRNMAGARALWRATGMKDDDFKKPIIAIANSFTQFVPGHVHLKDLGQLVAREIERAGGVAKEFNTIAVDDGIAMGHDGMLYSLPSREIIADSVEYMVNAHCADAIVCISNCDKITPGMLMAALRLNIPVIFVSGGPMEAGKTKLASHGLDLVDAMVIAADSSASDEKVAEYERSACPTCGSCSGMFTANSMNCLVEALGLALPGNGSTLATHSDREQLFLQAGRTIVELCKRYYGENDESVLPRNIANFKAFENAMTLDIAMGGSTNTILHLLAAAQEAEIDFDLRDIDRLSRHVPQLCKVAPNIQKYHMEDVHRAGGIFSILGSLARGGLLHTDLPTVHSTSIAEGIAKWDITQTDDEAVHTFFKAGPAGIPTQTAFSQSTRWDTLDDDRENGCIRSVEHAYSQEGGLAVLYGNIALDGCVVKTAGVDESIHVFEGRAKIYESQDSSVRGILADEVKEGDIVIIRYEGPKGGPGMQEMLYPTSYLKSKGLGKACALLTDGRFSGGTSGLSIGHASPEAAAGGAIGLVQDGDKVLIDIPNRSINLLISDEELAARRVEQDKKGWKPVEKRPRKVTTALKAYALLATSADKGAVRNKAMLDGL; this is encoded by the coding sequence ATGCCTGATTACCGCTCGAAAACATCCACCCACGGCCGCAACATGGCCGGCGCGCGCGCATTGTGGCGTGCCACGGGGATGAAAGATGACGACTTCAAGAAGCCGATCATCGCGATTGCCAACTCGTTCACTCAGTTCGTTCCCGGCCACGTCCACCTCAAGGACCTGGGCCAACTGGTCGCCCGCGAGATCGAACGCGCTGGCGGCGTGGCAAAAGAATTCAACACCATCGCCGTCGACGACGGCATCGCCATGGGCCATGACGGCATGCTGTATTCCCTGCCGAGCCGCGAGATCATCGCCGACTCCGTGGAATACATGGTCAACGCCCACTGCGCCGACGCTATCGTGTGCATTTCCAACTGCGACAAGATCACCCCCGGCATGCTGATGGCCGCCCTGCGCCTGAATATCCCGGTGATCTTCGTCTCTGGCGGCCCGATGGAAGCCGGCAAGACCAAGCTGGCCTCCCACGGCCTCGACCTGGTCGACGCCATGGTCATCGCCGCCGATTCCAGCGCTTCTGACGAGAAGGTCGCGGAATACGAGCGCAGCGCCTGCCCGACCTGCGGTTCGTGCTCCGGCATGTTCACCGCCAACTCGATGAACTGCCTGGTCGAAGCCCTGGGCCTGGCCTTGCCGGGCAATGGCTCGACGCTCGCCACCCACAGCGACCGCGAGCAGCTGTTCCTGCAGGCCGGCCGCACCATCGTCGAGCTGTGCAAGCGTTACTACGGCGAGAACGATGAGTCGGTGTTGCCGCGCAACATCGCCAACTTCAAGGCGTTCGAGAACGCCATGACCCTGGACATCGCCATGGGCGGTTCCACCAACACCATCCTGCACTTGCTGGCTGCCGCCCAGGAAGCCGAGATCGATTTCGACCTGCGCGACATCGACCGCCTGTCCCGTCACGTGCCGCAACTGTGCAAGGTCGCGCCAAACATCCAGAAGTACCACATGGAAGATGTGCACCGCGCCGGCGGGATCTTCTCGATCCTCGGTTCCCTGGCCCGTGGCGGCCTGCTGCACACCGACCTGCCGACCGTGCACAGCACGTCCATCGCCGAAGGCATCGCCAAGTGGGACATTACCCAGACTGACGACGAAGCCGTGCACACCTTCTTCAAGGCAGGCCCGGCCGGCATCCCGACGCAAACCGCGTTCAGCCAGTCGACCCGTTGGGACACCCTGGACGACGACCGTGAAAACGGCTGCATCCGCAGTGTCGAGCACGCCTATTCGCAAGAAGGCGGCCTGGCCGTGCTGTACGGCAACATCGCCCTCGACGGTTGCGTGGTGAAGACTGCCGGCGTGGACGAGTCCATCCACGTCTTCGAAGGCCGCGCCAAGATCTACGAGAGCCAGGACAGCTCGGTGCGCGGCATCCTGGCTGACGAAGTCAAGGAAGGCGACATCGTGATCATTCGCTACGAAGGCCCCAAGGGCGGCCCGGGTATGCAAGAGATGCTCTACCCGACGTCGTACCTCAAATCCAAGGGCCTGGGCAAAGCCTGCGCCTTGCTTACCGATGGTCGCTTCTCCGGCGGCACCTCGGGCCTGTCCATCGGCCACGCTTCGCCGGAAGCCGCTGCCGGTGGCGCGATTGGTCTGGTGCAGGATGGCGACAAGGTGCTGATCGACATCCCGAACCGCTCGATCAACCTGTTGATCAGCGATGAAGAACTGGCCGCGCGCCGGGTCGAGCAGGACAAGAAAGGCTGGAAGCCGGTAGAGAAGCGTCCACGTAAAGTGACCACCGCGCTGAAAGCCTACGCC